Proteins encoded by one window of Candidatus Dependentiae bacterium:
- the rsmA gene encoding ribosomal RNA small subunit methyltransferase A, which translates to MKKNLGYSQPQKALGHGQSHGIPLKKQFGQHFLRVQSVIDTMINAVPLNNKSSVFEIGCGDGFLTRSILQTPIERLWIFEIDPDWVAHVTATYPDNRMEVFLENILDVDFDRFKEHAPWILLANLPYQVTFPILRKLKDNRHLLQEGVIMVQEEVAQKVVASHGRGYGYVSLYFQHFFEWRLLTKIKPDAFYPPPKVDSRLLYFKPRPVLDEILDEENFWIFIKRCFIQPRRTLKNNLQMFHYDISGISEDILALRGQQMNKLQLLALWKQISQNTL; encoded by the coding sequence GTGAAAAAAAATCTGGGTTACAGTCAGCCGCAAAAAGCTCTAGGTCATGGGCAATCGCATGGTATACCGCTAAAAAAACAGTTTGGGCAACATTTTTTGCGTGTTCAATCAGTTATTGACACAATGATCAATGCAGTACCTCTCAACAATAAAAGTTCAGTTTTTGAAATTGGTTGCGGAGACGGCTTTCTTACGCGTTCTATTTTACAAACACCCATTGAGCGTTTATGGATTTTTGAAATAGATCCTGACTGGGTAGCACATGTGACTGCTACGTATCCAGACAACCGTATGGAGGTGTTTTTAGAAAATATTCTTGATGTTGATTTTGATCGCTTTAAAGAGCATGCACCTTGGATTTTACTTGCTAATTTGCCATACCAAGTTACTTTTCCTATACTACGTAAACTTAAAGACAATAGACATCTTCTACAAGAAGGCGTAATCATGGTTCAAGAGGAAGTAGCGCAGAAAGTAGTTGCTTCTCATGGACGTGGTTACGGATACGTATCACTTTATTTCCAACATTTTTTTGAATGGCGTTTGCTTACAAAAATTAAGCCTGATGCTTTTTACCCGCCACCAAAAGTAGATTCACGTTTATTGTATTTTAAGCCACGACCAGTGCTTGATGAAATACTTGACGAAGAAAACTTTTGGATATTTATAAAGCGTTGTTTTATACAACCACGCCGTACCCTTAAAAATAATCTTCAAATGTTCCATTACGATATATCAGGTATATCTGAAGATATATTAGCTCTTCGTGGTCAACAAATGAACAAGCTACAATTACTTGCTTTATGGAAGCAGATTAGTCAAAATACACTATAA
- a CDS encoding cupin domain-containing protein, which translates to MKYVFPIDTLTKDNSFFRQEIITGHNSQVVIMSLKAHEDIGMEVHKADQILVIVSGSGKAVLNNQEHSITEGDLVMVPQGTHHNITNTSNELLKLFTVYAPAQHAVGTVDKQKPSED; encoded by the coding sequence GTGAAGTACGTTTTTCCTATAGATACACTAACTAAAGACAATAGCTTTTTTAGACAAGAAATAATTACAGGGCATAACAGCCAAGTAGTTATAATGAGCCTCAAGGCACATGAAGACATTGGGATGGAAGTACATAAAGCAGATCAAATACTTGTTATAGTAAGCGGATCAGGTAAAGCAGTGTTAAATAATCAAGAGCATTCTATTACTGAAGGCGACTTAGTTATGGTTCCACAAGGCACCCACCATAATATCACTAATACAAGTAATGAACTATTAAAACTCTTTACCGTGTATGCACCAGCACAACATGCAGTAGGAACTGTTGATAAACAAAAGCCATCTGAAGATTAG
- a CDS encoding TIGR00730 family Rossman fold protein — MQRKKKFLATTRAYLKLVFHLFKVFWQLLRGIWRLSYLSSAPVTIFGGSNLPPDSIYLKKAKELATMLSKHKIPVLTGGGPGIMEAATCGAANKSKKVISTIGIGVKGLSEIEGFNKCAKNTIVMDNFSSRKWLLTSYSSGFAVFPGGFGTLDELTGLLTLIQTKMRVKAPIVLIGVDYWKPFVDWLIHSALAEGLVKKEDVALFILTDDIQQAFDLLYDNAKKYEFSVFEVQR; from the coding sequence ATGCAACGCAAAAAAAAGTTTTTGGCAACTACAAGAGCTTACTTAAAGCTCGTATTCCATTTATTTAAAGTTTTTTGGCAGCTGCTGCGGGGTATATGGCGCCTTTCTTATTTAAGTAGCGCTCCAGTAACTATATTTGGAGGTAGTAATTTGCCTCCTGATAGTATTTACCTAAAAAAAGCAAAAGAGCTTGCAACTATGCTCTCTAAGCATAAAATTCCTGTGCTTACTGGTGGTGGTCCGGGTATTATGGAGGCAGCAACATGTGGTGCAGCCAATAAAAGTAAAAAAGTAATTAGCACTATAGGTATAGGCGTTAAAGGGCTGAGTGAAATTGAAGGGTTTAATAAGTGCGCTAAAAACACCATAGTAATGGATAATTTCTCTTCAAGAAAATGGTTACTTACAAGTTATTCTTCTGGTTTTGCTGTATTTCCCGGGGGTTTTGGTACTCTTGATGAACTTACAGGACTGCTTACTCTTATTCAAACTAAAATGCGTGTAAAAGCACCTATCGTGCTTATCGGTGTAGACTATTGGAAGCCTTTTGTAGACTGGCTTATACATTCAGCGCTTGCTGAAGGGCTCGTAAAAAAAGAGGATGTCGCATTATTTATCTTAACTGATGATATACAACAGGCCTTTGATTTGCTGTATGATAATGCAAAAAAATATGAGTTTTCGGTTTTTGAAGTGCAACGTTAA
- a CDS encoding E3 ubiquitin protein ligase, protein MNNFFRNSSLIVLTVGIVGFSSAVTRPKGSTEAQARKYIEHVVDTLLMPSNHAGSYGSELKKFTTTTASQLLRRYGSYPNFLSLSKEYNTDTLYNALLSEIQVFIEEKSSQYAQEELKNVYVPSYVDKQKVTRATTQVVVNEVNTIISKSVELPVGAFTNYVGTPLRNKVRDIVKVELRKATGPAPRPERPSTLYTTADCPVCMEDFHTSVKRIYLKCGHNICTGCLTQMYNHAKQTHLNCPLCRAAVSVNDYAQELWPASAPSW, encoded by the coding sequence ATGAATAACTTTTTTAGAAATAGTAGCTTGATTGTGTTAACTGTTGGCATTGTTGGTTTTTCAAGCGCAGTAACGCGTCCAAAAGGTTCAACAGAAGCTCAAGCGCGCAAGTATATTGAGCATGTAGTTGATACACTACTTATGCCGAGTAATCACGCAGGAAGCTATGGCAGTGAGCTTAAAAAGTTTACTACTACAACAGCTTCGCAACTGTTACGCAGATATGGTTCCTATCCAAACTTTTTATCTTTAAGTAAAGAATATAACACGGATACCCTCTATAATGCTTTGCTTTCAGAAATTCAAGTATTTATAGAAGAAAAAAGTTCTCAGTATGCTCAAGAAGAGCTTAAAAATGTGTATGTGCCAAGTTATGTTGATAAACAAAAAGTAACTCGTGCTACAACTCAAGTGGTAGTTAACGAAGTTAATACTATTATTAGCAAATCAGTTGAACTTCCTGTTGGGGCATTTACTAATTATGTTGGTACACCTTTGCGCAACAAAGTACGTGATATCGTTAAAGTAGAACTTCGTAAGGCTACAGGTCCTGCACCACGCCCAGAAAGACCATCAACACTTTATACTACTGCTGATTGTCCCGTGTGTATGGAAGATTTTCATACGAGTGTTAAACGCATCTATTTAAAATGCGGTCATAATATATGTACAGGTTGTTTAACTCAAATGTATAACCATGCTAAACAAACACATTTAAACTGTCCACTCTGTAGAGCTGCAGTGAGTGTTAATGATTACGCTCAAGAGCTTTGGCCGGCTTCAGCTCCTAGCTGGTAA